From a single Acidobacteriota bacterium genomic region:
- the frr gene encoding ribosome recycling factor codes for MSVDNVLKETGPKMEAVIEDFKRKLANVRTGRATVGLLDAVIVDYYGSPTPLNQMASVAVPEAQLLTVQPWDISQLGAVEKAIIAANLGFNPSNDGKVIRLPIPALNEERRKQLAKQVGEIAEEHRVAVRNVRHHSNDVLKKMLKDKEISEDDERSGLDEVQKLTNKTIATIDELAKNKEVEIMSV; via the coding sequence ATGAGTGTTGACAATGTTTTGAAAGAGACCGGACCGAAGATGGAAGCCGTCATCGAAGACTTCAAGCGCAAACTTGCCAACGTTCGGACCGGACGTGCGACCGTCGGCCTGCTTGATGCGGTAATTGTCGATTATTACGGCTCTCCGACGCCCTTGAACCAGATGGCATCGGTCGCCGTGCCTGAGGCTCAACTCCTTACGGTGCAGCCGTGGGACATCTCGCAGCTTGGAGCGGTCGAGAAAGCGATCATCGCCGCGAACCTCGGGTTCAACCCGTCGAATGACGGTAAGGTGATCCGCCTTCCGATCCCGGCACTTAATGAGGAACGCCGCAAACAGCTCGCAAAGCAGGTCGGCGAGATCGCCGAGGAGCATCGCGTCGCCGTCCGTAATGTTCGCCACCATTCAAATGACGTGCTCAAGAAGATGCTGAAGGACAAAGAGATCTCTGAGGACGATGAGCGTTCCGGCCTCGACGAGGTCCAAAAGCTGACAAACAAGACCATCGCCACGATCGATGAGCTCGCCAAGAACAAAGAAGTTGAGATCATGAGCGTTTAG
- a CDS encoding UMP kinase produces the protein MKPVFNRILLKLSGEALMGSETYGIDTKIAEQVAREIKAVHELGVEVAIVVGGGNIFRGVSKSAGNMDRAAADYIGMLATVMNAVVLQDALEKLNVYTRAMSAIDIPQLAEPFIRRRAVRHLEKKRVVILAAGTGNPYFTTDSAAALRACELGVDVIFKATKVDGIYSADPKIFLEAEKYDRITYQEVLEKRLKVMDASAISLCMDNNLPIMVFNMTQPGNIIKAVGGDLTVGTLVTNEHETAAA, from the coding sequence ATGAAGCCCGTTTTCAACCGCATTCTCCTCAAGCTCTCCGGCGAGGCCCTGATGGGCTCCGAGACCTACGGTATTGATACCAAGATCGCCGAGCAGGTCGCCCGCGAGATCAAAGCGGTGCACGAACTCGGCGTCGAGGTTGCGATCGTCGTCGGTGGGGGAAATATCTTCCGCGGCGTTTCGAAATCGGCTGGGAACATGGACCGGGCGGCGGCCGACTACATCGGGATGCTCGCCACGGTGATGAACGCGGTCGTTCTTCAAGACGCTCTCGAAAAGCTAAATGTTTACACGCGGGCGATGTCGGCGATCGATATTCCGCAGTTGGCCGAGCCGTTCATTCGCCGGCGAGCAGTGCGGCATCTTGAGAAAAAAAGGGTCGTCATCCTCGCCGCCGGCACCGGGAATCCTTATTTTACGACCGATTCTGCGGCGGCTCTTCGTGCCTGCGAACTCGGCGTTGATGTCATTTTTAAGGCGACCAAGGTCGATGGGATCTACTCCGCCGACCCAAAGATTTTCCTCGAGGCTGAAAAGTACGACCGGATAACCTATCAGGAGGTCCTCGAAAAAAGACTCAAGGTAATGGACGCCTCGGCGATCTCGCTTTGCATGGACAACAACCTCCCAATAATGGTCTTTAACATGACCCAACCGGGCAATATCATCAAAGCGGTCGGCGGCGACCTTACGGTCGGGACGCTCGTTACCAACGAGCATGAAACCGCCGCAGCCTGA
- the tsf gene encoding translation elongation factor Ts: protein MAEITASAVKELREKTGAGMIDCKNALVEANGDGVAAIEILRKKGVATAGKKAGRVTAEGVVGSYIHMGGKVGVMVEVNCESDFVARGDEFQQLVKDVAMHIAASDPRYVNRSEVPTEDLDKEREILREQLKNDPKNASKPDEVLDKIIEGRLNKFFEESVLVDQPFVKDPSKTIGELVTEKIASIKENITIRRFTRYKMGEGIEKKQDDFAAEVASMVG, encoded by the coding sequence ATGGCAGAGATCACAGCAAGTGCAGTCAAGGAACTGCGTGAAAAGACCGGAGCAGGCATGATCGATTGCAAGAACGCACTCGTCGAAGCAAATGGCGACGGAGTGGCGGCGATCGAGATCTTGCGTAAAAAAGGCGTCGCGACCGCTGGGAAAAAGGCCGGCCGCGTAACGGCTGAAGGCGTTGTCGGTTCGTACATCCACATGGGCGGTAAGGTCGGCGTTATGGTCGAGGTCAATTGCGAAAGCGACTTCGTGGCCCGCGGCGACGAATTTCAGCAGCTCGTCAAGGACGTTGCAATGCACATTGCGGCTTCGGACCCGCGCTACGTCAATCGCAGCGAGGTCCCGACGGAAGATCTCGATAAGGAACGAGAGATCCTCCGCGAGCAGCTCAAGAACGACCCGAAGAACGCCAGCAAGCCCGACGAAGTACTCGACAAGATCATCGAAGGCCGGCTCAACAAGTTCTTTGAGGAATCGGTGCTTGTCGATCAGCCGTTCGTAAAGGACCCTTCGAAGACGATCGGCGAACTCGTTACCGAGAAGATCGCCTCGATCAAAGAGAACATCACCATCCGACGGTTCACCCGTTACAAGATGGGCGAAGGTATCGAGAAGAAACAGGACGACTTTGCCGCTGAAGTAGCGTCAATGGTCGGCTAA
- the rpsB gene encoding 30S ribosomal protein S2 produces the protein MATVTMKELLEAGVHFGHQVRRWNPKMKEYIFGERNGIYIIDLQKTQKLFRDALTFVQESVAERPKQKVLFVGTKRQAQDAIREEAERCEQFYVNNRWLGGLLTNFQTVQKSIQKLKEIEAMREDGRFEMLTKKERLKLDREHEGLMKNLAGIKDMNGLPDMLFIIDVRKEDIAVKEANRLGIPIVAVVDTNCSPEGIDHVIPGNDDALRAIRLFASRVADAIMEGRQIGTEGGVVASQPEAEEADEATGDTTGIDIAATLAKAGLADPDDDDTAVIEEEEAEDAVAETPGEEAETEAVAEAPAEQAETAEPASEETKDAVAS, from the coding sequence TTGGCTACAGTAACGATGAAAGAACTCCTCGAAGCAGGGGTTCACTTTGGTCACCAGGTCCGCCGTTGGAACCCGAAGATGAAAGAATACATCTTTGGCGAACGCAACGGCATTTATATTATTGACCTTCAGAAAACGCAGAAGCTCTTCCGCGATGCCCTGACCTTTGTGCAGGAGTCGGTCGCGGAACGCCCGAAGCAGAAGGTGCTTTTTGTCGGAACTAAGCGACAGGCACAGGACGCCATCCGCGAAGAAGCCGAACGTTGCGAACAGTTTTATGTCAATAATCGTTGGCTTGGCGGCCTCCTGACCAACTTTCAGACGGTCCAAAAGTCGATCCAGAAGCTCAAAGAAATCGAGGCCATGCGTGAGGACGGCCGCTTTGAGATGCTCACAAAGAAAGAGCGTCTCAAGCTTGACCGCGAGCACGAAGGCCTGATGAAGAACCTCGCCGGCATCAAGGACATGAACGGCCTTCCGGACATGCTCTTTATCATCGACGTCCGCAAGGAAGATATTGCGGTCAAAGAGGCGAACCGGCTCGGAATTCCGATCGTCGCCGTCGTTGACACGAATTGCTCGCCCGAGGGTATCGACCATGTCATCCCAGGCAACGACGACGCTCTTCGTGCGATTCGCCTTTTCGCTTCACGGGTCGCCGACGCGATCATGGAAGGTCGGCAGATCGGTACCGAAGGCGGCGTTGTCGCTTCGCAGCCCGAGGCTGAAGAAGCCGATGAGGCGACCGGCGATACCACTGGTATTGACATCGCGGCGACGCTCGCTAAGGCCGGGCTTGCCGATCCGGATGACGACGACACGGCAGTAATAGAAGAAGAGGAAGCTGAAGATGCGGTCGCTGAGACACCGGGGGAAGAGGCTGAAACGGAAGCTGTTGCTGAGGCACCGGCGGAACAGGCTGAGACGGCCGAGCCCGCTAGCGAGGAAACGAAAGACGCCGTAGCAAGCTAA
- the rpsI gene encoding 30S ribosomal protein S9: MADIQYYGTGRRKTSTARVYLRPGSGAIKVNHRDFESYFPNEALRMIIRQPLSLTDTLGKFDILVNVDGGGQSGQAGAVRHGITRALMEFNADLRPSLKKAGLVTRDPRQKERKKYGQKGARKRFQFSKR, from the coding sequence ATGGCAGACATTCAGTATTACGGCACCGGCCGCCGCAAAACCTCGACCGCACGTGTTTACCTTCGCCCCGGTTCGGGCGCGATCAAGGTCAACCATCGCGATTTTGAGAGCTATTTTCCGAATGAGGCGTTGCGGATGATCATCCGCCAGCCGCTCAGCCTTACCGATACGCTCGGTAAATTCGACATTCTCGTAAACGTCGATGGCGGCGGACAGTCCGGCCAGGCCGGAGCGGTTCGCCACGGCATCACGCGTGCACTCATGGAATTTAATGCCGACCTTCGCCCGTCGCTTAAGAAAGCGGGCCTCGTAACCCGCGACCCGCGGCAGAAGGAACGCAAAAAGTACGGACAGAAGGGAGCCCGCAAGCGGTTCCAGTTCTCGAAGCGTTAA
- the rplM gene encoding 50S ribosomal protein L13, with product MSTYFPSGKGLAESKKWFVVDASGKTVGRLATEVARILSGKNNPAYTPFMDMGDHVIVVNARKAVFKGSKNDQKLYRHHTLYPGGLREVAVKDMFEQKPERIIELAVRGMLPKTKLGKAMAKKLKVYADADHRHTAQKPEAITIETK from the coding sequence ATGAGTACATATTTTCCTAGCGGAAAGGGTTTGGCTGAGTCCAAGAAGTGGTTCGTTGTAGATGCCAGCGGTAAGACCGTCGGCCGTCTCGCGACCGAAGTGGCTCGCATCCTCTCCGGCAAGAACAATCCGGCATACACGCCGTTCATGGATATGGGCGACCACGTTATTGTGGTCAATGCCCGCAAAGCCGTTTTCAAGGGCTCCAAGAACGATCAGAAATTGTATCGCCACCACACGCTTTATCCGGGCGGTCTCCGCGAGGTTGCCGTTAAGGATATGTTTGAGCAGAAGCCCGAGCGGATCATCGAGCTTGCCGTCAGAGGCATGCTGCCGAAGACCAAGCTAGGCAAGGCAATGGCAAAGAAATTAAAGGTTTACGCGGATGCCGATCATCGCCATACCGCCCAGAAGCCTGAAGCGATCACCATCGAGACGAAATAG